One segment of Altererythrobacter sp. Root672 DNA contains the following:
- a CDS encoding DUF6941 family protein: MLKRPKVSNVILCDDIRTENNNKLILIGVYTADVLTQNFPVNMKLATYFTVEGAPIGQHEFEVRLISTGSTSGISGTVEVGNPNDPIIVITPPVPVVFQKAGKLKVDFRIAESGWLKVMTKEVRAGVLPRPEALP; encoded by the coding sequence ATGCTTAAGCGTCCGAAGGTCAGTAACGTCATCTTGTGCGACGACATACGCACTGAGAATAACAATAAACTGATCTTGATCGGCGTTTACACCGCAGACGTTCTTACACAGAATTTCCCGGTGAATATGAAGCTGGCCACGTACTTCACTGTTGAGGGAGCGCCTATCGGACAGCATGAGTTTGAAGTCCGCTTAATCTCAACGGGGAGCACGAGCGGTATTTCGGGTACCGTCGAGGTGGGAAATCCTAACGATCCTATAATCGTCATTACGCCACCGGTACCGGTCGTTTTCCAAAAGGCGGGAAAACTCAAAGTCGATTTTCGAATAGCCGAAAGCGGTTGGCTCAAAGTCATGACAAAAGAAGTTCGCGCGGGCGTCCTCCCACGACCGGAAGCTCTGCCCTAA
- a CDS encoding P-loop NTPase fold protein: protein MADIEDPNNHIRGYLRDYLALTQPPGYAVMVRGPWGIGKTFLIKNILAEQFPEEKSYIYVSLYGVASPGEIDGSIFAETHPILGSKAAKVVGRAVNAGLKFGGLENPLSLQDFVSRTTGSIYIFDDVERSSMSSDAIFGYINQFVEHAGCRVVLVANEIELEKTPGYRSKREKLIGQTLEAKSSVRSALAAFLANIGDGDARNYLTTVADYVVELYDQGDVSNLRVLKQTIWDYERFYGAIEEKHRENAHAMLHVLQLLFALSFEIKLGRIGKAELSDRISSWIASSMRNGEPSAFKDACDRYAGVDLHSTTLSDELLEELLVRGVVDANLIQRDLEASSWFVSVEDEPSWRTLWHRLDREDEAVSVAIQRLASELNELHYIEPGEILHVFGLLLKLSDAGLIVASRDEVVAQAKGYIDALRNTGRLPPLTSAQFFEDIRHAAWGGLGITETGTTHYREIYDYLRCERELAATDLLPARADQLMQEIDTDPDLFCRRLVGTGGEQSVLIEGPVLSKIPLEDFLAAVQRQTASAQSRIYQTLLSRYGHGGFAQGLEGERPWAKTLVDLMRKQAESAEPVRRHKLNQFADWLGDAVKDASEMETAEDQDRG, encoded by the coding sequence ATGGCTGACATTGAAGATCCGAACAACCACATCCGCGGCTACTTGCGTGATTACCTCGCGCTCACGCAGCCGCCAGGATACGCTGTTATGGTTCGTGGCCCCTGGGGCATCGGCAAGACGTTCTTGATCAAGAATATTTTGGCCGAGCAGTTTCCCGAGGAAAAGTCATACATCTATGTGAGCTTGTACGGCGTTGCTTCACCCGGAGAAATCGACGGCTCAATCTTTGCAGAGACACATCCGATCCTCGGCTCGAAAGCGGCTAAGGTAGTGGGCCGTGCTGTAAACGCCGGCCTAAAGTTCGGCGGCCTCGAGAACCCACTTTCACTGCAAGATTTCGTCAGTCGAACTACCGGATCCATTTACATCTTCGACGACGTCGAGCGTTCATCCATGTCGTCCGATGCCATCTTCGGCTACATCAACCAATTCGTTGAACACGCGGGCTGCCGCGTTGTACTCGTCGCCAATGAAATCGAGCTGGAGAAAACCCCGGGCTACAGGAGCAAGCGAGAGAAGCTCATCGGGCAGACGCTGGAAGCGAAATCATCAGTTCGAAGCGCCCTGGCTGCCTTCCTTGCGAATATCGGTGATGGAGACGCCCGTAACTATCTAACCACGGTCGCAGACTATGTTGTCGAGCTCTACGATCAGGGCGATGTCAGCAACCTGCGTGTGTTGAAGCAAACTATTTGGGACTACGAACGGTTCTACGGCGCGATTGAGGAGAAGCACCGCGAGAACGCGCATGCGATGCTGCATGTCCTTCAGTTGCTTTTCGCACTTTCCTTCGAAATTAAGCTCGGCCGCATCGGTAAGGCCGAGCTGAGCGATCGCATCAGCAGCTGGATCGCCTCGTCGATGCGTAACGGGGAACCTTCAGCTTTCAAGGATGCCTGCGACCGCTACGCGGGCGTTGACCTGCATTCCACAACCTTGTCGGACGAGCTGTTAGAGGAGCTCCTTGTTCGGGGTGTCGTGGACGCGAATTTGATTCAGCGCGATCTCGAAGCAAGCTCGTGGTTTGTTAGCGTTGAGGACGAACCTTCTTGGCGAACACTTTGGCATCGCCTCGACCGCGAAGACGAAGCTGTCAGCGTGGCGATCCAAAGGCTCGCCTCCGAGCTAAACGAACTCCATTATATCGAGCCAGGCGAGATACTTCACGTATTTGGACTGCTGCTAAAGCTCAGCGACGCAGGGTTGATTGTGGCAAGCCGGGACGAGGTCGTTGCGCAGGCGAAGGGCTACATCGACGCCCTCCGAAACACGGGTAGGCTACCACCGCTAACCTCCGCCCAATTCTTCGAAGACATCAGACATGCCGCGTGGGGCGGGCTTGGGATCACCGAGACTGGCACTACCCACTACCGGGAAATCTATGATTACCTGCGTTGCGAGCGGGAGCTGGCCGCTACTGATTTGCTACCGGCTCGCGCGGATCAACTTATGCAAGAGATCGATACCGATCCCGATCTCTTTTGCCGCCGCCTAGTTGGGACAGGCGGTGAACAATCCGTATTGATCGAAGGGCCTGTACTGTCAAAAATTCCGCTCGAGGATTTCTTGGCGGCAGTGCAGCGGCAAACTGCAAGCGCTCAATCCCGAATCTATCAGACCCTGCTTTCGCGGTACGGGCACGGGGGCTTTGCCCAAGGTCTTGAAGGAGAGCGTCCGTGGGCAAAGACTTTGGTCGATTTGATGAGGAAGCAGGCCGAGTCAGCGGAACCTGTTCGCCGTCACAAACTCAACCAGTTCGCTGATTGGCTGGGCGACGCGGTGAAGGATGCCTCTGAGATGGAAACAGCGGAAGATCAGGACAGAGGCTGA
- a CDS encoding DUF6624 domain-containing protein has product MGLFFALSPLVLAVGTPASMPCAPIPGWEQVVAKQEVRWIVIGEIHGTNEIPAAFVDAVCLTSITRPLVVALEQSSSDQVAIDEFIRSDGSAEATQRFRSAAMWNMPIKDGRSSEAYFRLFRTLRQMSSEGRIISVVAFQPSAFSERPTPAKYEEAMAELLKGAAAGDATVIALVGNLHAMLDETPWEPKYLAMAAHLPREATVTLNTVSDGGETWTCQGQPIKCGPYLTAPNGITRSRRVELGSDDSSYSGVFYLGTSTTASSAEISPPPALIAEPASETDDPEQTRITAIVRPVAEAIAAEQARQSHLPPPASIREQLERMGRLDQVGRHAIVKIDFGRLSIEDRRRVNAAIGDAIEPIDQANVEALLEIMPEEGWFTISEFGPEASEAAFHIVQHSDLALRKRVLPRLEPLAKSGDIDGSDYASMFDRVAIGEGRPQRYGTQFRCRDGRQESYPIEDIGQAEELRRSLNFQQSLAESLAMQVGRPCGGGN; this is encoded by the coding sequence ATGGGCCTGTTCTTCGCGTTATCGCCGCTGGTATTGGCCGTCGGAACACCTGCATCCATGCCTTGCGCGCCAATTCCTGGCTGGGAACAAGTAGTCGCCAAGCAGGAAGTCCGTTGGATCGTGATTGGCGAGATTCATGGCACAAATGAGATACCGGCGGCGTTCGTTGATGCTGTGTGCTTGACATCAATCACGCGCCCTTTGGTTGTGGCGTTGGAACAGTCGTCATCAGATCAGGTCGCTATCGACGAATTTATTCGATCCGACGGTAGCGCCGAGGCGACCCAGCGATTTCGCAGCGCGGCGATGTGGAACATGCCGATTAAAGACGGTCGCTCGAGCGAGGCCTATTTTCGCCTGTTCAGGACGCTTCGACAAATGAGTAGCGAGGGTCGAATTATTTCAGTGGTCGCGTTCCAGCCCTCTGCCTTCTCTGAGCGACCAACCCCAGCGAAATACGAAGAGGCAATGGCCGAACTATTGAAAGGCGCTGCCGCTGGCGATGCGACGGTGATCGCGCTCGTGGGCAATCTTCACGCGATGTTGGACGAAACTCCCTGGGAACCGAAGTATCTCGCCATGGCCGCTCATCTACCGCGAGAGGCGACTGTGACCCTTAATACGGTGTCCGACGGCGGCGAAACTTGGACCTGCCAGGGACAGCCGATCAAATGCGGCCCCTATCTCACTGCGCCGAACGGCATCACTCGTTCGCGGCGCGTCGAACTCGGATCCGATGACTCCAGCTATTCGGGAGTCTTCTATCTTGGAACTTCCACAACGGCGTCTTCGGCAGAGATTAGCCCGCCACCGGCCCTCATCGCGGAGCCGGCTTCAGAAACTGATGACCCTGAACAGACGCGGATCACCGCCATCGTCAGGCCGGTCGCCGAAGCCATCGCCGCAGAACAGGCGAGGCAGAGCCACCTGCCGCCGCCTGCCTCGATACGCGAGCAACTCGAACGTATGGGGCGGCTCGATCAGGTGGGGCGGCATGCAATAGTGAAAATCGACTTTGGGCGGCTATCGATCGAGGACAGGCGCAGGGTGAATGCCGCTATCGGGGACGCGATCGAGCCGATTGATCAAGCGAATGTCGAAGCGCTGCTCGAGATTATGCCCGAAGAAGGTTGGTTTACGATCAGCGAGTTTGGCCCGGAGGCGTCTGAAGCCGCATTTCACATCGTGCAGCACAGTGACTTAGCCTTGAGGAAGAGAGTGCTGCCGAGGCTCGAGCCGCTCGCGAAGAGCGGCGATATTGATGGCAGTGACTACGCGTCCATGTTCGATAGGGTTGCCATAGGCGAAGGTCGCCCTCAGCGGTATGGAACGCAGTTTCGCTGTCGTGATGGAAGGCAGGAAAGCTACCCGATTGAAGACATCGGACAAGCAGAAGAGCTGCGCCGATCGCTGAACTTTCAACAGAGCTTGGCGGAGTCCCTGGCAATGCAGGTGGGAAGACCTTGCGGCGGCGGCAACTGA
- a CDS encoding DinB family protein — MTVSAKSQVAQMARYHCWATERLLMSIESLPEAIYRQQCGLFFESIHGTLNHLLLTDSEIWFPRFSGCASALPSLDAELESDRAVLASRLVTSASRWPAFIDDLSENALAGDLHYTMTTGQKRALPMPVALLHVFNHATHHRGQVTAAVSILGFAYEPLDLPLLVFSEQSS, encoded by the coding sequence ATGACGGTCTCGGCGAAAAGTCAGGTTGCTCAAATGGCTCGGTACCATTGCTGGGCGACAGAGCGTCTACTGATGTCGATCGAGTCTCTTCCCGAGGCCATCTACCGGCAACAGTGCGGCCTCTTCTTCGAGTCGATCCACGGCACCCTGAACCACCTGCTACTGACCGATAGCGAGATCTGGTTTCCCAGGTTTTCGGGGTGCGCTTCGGCGCTTCCGTCCCTCGATGCCGAGCTCGAGAGCGATCGGGCAGTTCTCGCTTCTCGCCTGGTTACCTCAGCCTCGCGATGGCCCGCGTTCATCGACGATCTGAGCGAAAATGCGCTCGCCGGTGATCTTCATTACACCATGACCACCGGGCAGAAACGGGCGCTGCCCATGCCCGTGGCGCTGCTTCACGTGTTCAATCACGCCACTCATCATCGGGGCCAGGTCACCGCCGCCGTGTCGATACTTGGCTTTGCCTACGAGCCGCTTGATCTGCCCTTGTTGGTTTTCTCCGAGCAATCTTCGTAG
- a CDS encoding HGGxSTG domain-containing protein has protein sequence MPKQLQSAPRCQARTKAGRSCRCPAVTGKRVCKTHGGLSPGAPKGEANGNWKNGRYTNEAIALRRAASELLRELRNGA, from the coding sequence ATGCCGAAGCAATTACAGTCCGCCCCGCGTTGCCAAGCCCGAACGAAGGCGGGGAGGTCGTGCCGCTGCCCCGCCGTAACCGGAAAGCGAGTGTGTAAGACGCACGGCGGGTTGAGCCCCGGCGCACCGAAGGGTGAGGCCAACGGCAACTGGAAGAACGGTCGGTACACCAACGAGGCGATCGCATTGCGCAGAGCTGCGAGCGAACTGCTGCGGGAGTTGCGCAATGGAGCCTAG
- a CDS encoding RNA polymerase sigma factor yields MLNSERNQIFEEWVERHQATLLKVARVYGSTHSDREDLFQEIALQVWHSVDAFRGDSAPSTWIYRVALNTALTWTRTQAKHERGRQDFEETATSLIAPASGDPRLDWIYGRIAELDEVNRSLALLMLDGFSYREMSDILGLSENNVGVKINRIKAAFAARLAKEESDEL; encoded by the coding sequence ATGTTGAACAGCGAACGAAACCAGATTTTCGAGGAGTGGGTCGAAAGACACCAAGCTACCCTGTTAAAGGTGGCGCGGGTCTATGGATCAACTCACTCTGACCGCGAGGATCTCTTTCAAGAGATCGCTCTACAGGTGTGGCATTCGGTTGATGCCTTCCGGGGAGATAGCGCCCCCTCCACGTGGATCTATCGCGTCGCACTCAACACGGCCCTCACATGGACCAGGACGCAGGCAAAGCACGAACGCGGCAGACAAGACTTCGAGGAGACGGCGACCTCGCTGATTGCACCGGCCAGCGGGGATCCGCGTCTCGACTGGATTTACGGGCGAATCGCTGAGCTCGATGAGGTCAATCGCTCGCTCGCCCTGCTGATGCTGGATGGATTCAGCTACCGCGAAATGTCCGACATCCTGGGCCTTAGCGAAAACAACGTCGGGGTGAAAATCAACCGCATCAAGGCGGCGTTTGCTGCCCGGCTCGCAAAGGAGGAGTCCGATGAACTTTGA
- a CDS encoding GNAT family N-acetyltransferase — translation MSISYQVETITAHQFVDILARSGLGARRPVEDLPRLQRMLDGADLVITARESATGKIVGVARSLTDWSYACYLADLAVDVSYQRKGIGAKMIELTREHAGDESFCLLISAPEAVDFYRAIGMPPADRAFMYPRLK, via the coding sequence GTGAGTATTTCCTACCAAGTTGAAACGATCACCGCTCATCAGTTTGTCGACATACTCGCCCGCTCGGGGCTTGGTGCAAGACGGCCCGTTGAAGATTTGCCCCGTCTGCAGAGAATGCTGGACGGTGCTGACCTGGTCATCACGGCAAGGGAGTCAGCAACAGGCAAGATCGTCGGAGTGGCAAGGTCGCTCACCGACTGGTCCTACGCTTGCTACCTCGCGGACCTGGCGGTCGACGTCTCTTATCAGCGAAAGGGCATCGGGGCGAAAATGATCGAGTTGACCCGCGAGCACGCTGGAGATGAGAGCTTCTGCCTGCTCATCTCCGCGCCGGAAGCCGTCGACTTCTACCGAGCAATTGGCATGCCGCCGGCCGACAGGGCATTTATGTATCCGCGTCTGAAATGA
- a CDS encoding DUF3987 domain-containing protein: MTAATIREAFSNAETVNIWPLPDMSVLNAGRRSPVVMPGDLFGPAWPLLKDIAEGSCSPVDYPAAGFLSACASLIGGKRKVRPYKTSTWTEPCILWVGTVGDPSARKSPALDAITTPLREIERDHAEAHKGALKLWQEQDTRAKAARKEWTETVGKAVKNGDDAPAMPDAAVDPEEPHRRRTLVMDATPEAIGSLLAGNPQGTLHFRDELAGWLMSFDRYSPGGREFWLEAYGGRPFVIDRKGAKGPLSISFNGVSVLGGIQPAKLAAALLDSPDDGLVARFLWAWPDKLGAFQRPRSIADMNALESVYRRLECLSWGVDGEGREIAVTIPLSEPAADIFEEWQRDNASVDDDASALLKSFVGKMDGTVLRLALIAELAAWAWHGGAEPSEVSTSALIAAAGWVDDYAKPMAERVYGDAALPVAERNASVLAKYIRKVGLRSINKRELKRSPHKSKLPGLREAQAMDAAVELLVDAGWLLPNPSREGSNIGRERQDYMVNPAVSGDAR; this comes from the coding sequence ATGACCGCGGCGACAATCAGGGAGGCGTTCTCGAACGCTGAAACCGTAAATATCTGGCCGTTACCCGACATGAGCGTGCTCAATGCTGGTCGCCGCTCACCCGTCGTCATGCCCGGCGACCTATTCGGTCCGGCCTGGCCGTTGTTGAAGGACATCGCCGAAGGTAGTTGCTCGCCAGTCGACTACCCGGCTGCAGGTTTCCTGTCGGCCTGTGCCAGCCTGATTGGCGGCAAACGCAAGGTTCGCCCCTACAAAACTTCTACCTGGACGGAGCCCTGCATCCTCTGGGTCGGAACGGTCGGTGACCCTTCCGCGCGGAAGTCGCCGGCGCTTGATGCAATCACGACGCCGCTGCGTGAAATAGAGCGCGACCATGCCGAAGCCCACAAGGGTGCGCTGAAGCTTTGGCAGGAGCAAGACACCCGAGCCAAGGCCGCGCGGAAGGAATGGACTGAGACTGTCGGTAAAGCGGTGAAGAACGGTGACGACGCGCCAGCTATGCCGGATGCTGCGGTAGACCCTGAAGAGCCACACCGGCGGCGCACGCTGGTGATGGACGCTACCCCGGAAGCCATTGGTTCGCTTCTCGCGGGGAATCCCCAGGGCACCCTTCATTTTCGCGACGAATTGGCAGGATGGTTGATGAGTTTCGACCGTTATTCCCCAGGGGGGCGGGAGTTCTGGCTCGAGGCGTATGGTGGACGTCCGTTCGTTATCGACCGGAAGGGTGCGAAGGGCCCTCTTTCCATTAGCTTCAACGGGGTTTCAGTGCTTGGAGGCATCCAGCCGGCCAAGCTCGCCGCCGCATTGTTGGACTCCCCCGACGATGGGCTGGTCGCGCGGTTTCTCTGGGCGTGGCCGGACAAGCTCGGTGCGTTCCAACGTCCGCGTTCGATCGCGGACATGAACGCGCTGGAAAGCGTCTACCGTCGACTTGAGTGCCTTTCCTGGGGCGTCGATGGCGAAGGCAGGGAGATCGCCGTCACGATCCCCCTTTCCGAACCTGCGGCTGACATCTTCGAAGAGTGGCAACGCGACAACGCATCAGTTGATGACGATGCTTCGGCGCTGCTGAAGTCGTTCGTGGGGAAGATGGATGGAACGGTTCTCCGGCTCGCCTTGATCGCTGAACTGGCGGCATGGGCATGGCACGGCGGCGCTGAACCTTCCGAAGTGTCCACTAGCGCGCTCATAGCGGCCGCCGGTTGGGTTGATGACTACGCTAAGCCAATGGCCGAGCGGGTATATGGGGACGCTGCGTTGCCGGTAGCCGAACGCAACGCGTCAGTGCTGGCGAAGTACATTCGCAAGGTCGGCCTCCGATCGATCAACAAACGTGAACTCAAGCGGTCGCCTCACAAATCCAAGCTGCCAGGTTTGAGGGAAGCCCAAGCCATGGACGCGGCCGTCGAACTTCTCGTGGACGCCGGCTGGCTGCTGCCAAATCCCAGCCGTGAAGGCTCGAATATTGGGCGTGAGCGGCAGGATTACATGGTCAATCCGGCTGTCTCAGGAGATGCTCGATGA